In Nocardia sp. XZ_19_385, the sequence TACCAGGCCTAGCGCCGCTCTGCCGACGCCGCCAGCTCCTCCGGCTGCTCGGTGCGGCGCGGGTGGTGCTCGCCGATGTGCGGCAGGACGCGGTCCAGCCACGCGGGCAGCCACCAGTTCCAGTCGCCGAAGAGCTTCATCAACGCGGGGACCAGCACGAGCCGGACCAGGGTCGCGTCGATCGCCACGGCGACCGCGAGCGCGAAGCCGAACTGCTTGAGCTCCAGCACCTGCGCGGTGACGAAGCTGCCGAAGACCGCGACCATGATCGCCGCGGCGGCGGTGATCGGACGTGCGGTGTGCTCGACACCGATGGCGATGGATTCGTCGGTGTCGTGGCCGTCTTCCCACGCCTCCTGGATTCGCCGAATCAGGAAGACCTCGTAGTCCATCGACAGGCCGAACAGCAGCACGAACACCGTGATCGGCAGATACACCTGCAAGAAGCCGGTGCTGGTGAAGCCGAGCAGCCCGGCGCCGTGGCCCCATTGGAACACCGCGACGGTCAGGCCGATCGCCGCGCCAGTGGCGAGCAGGTTCATGATGACGGCTTTGATCGGCAGCACCACGCTGCGGAAGATCAGCAGCAGGAACACCAGCGACAGGCCGAGTACCAGCAGCAGCACCCAGGGCAGCTTGGCGGTCGTCTCGTCGGACAGATCGACGAAACTCGCCGTCGCCCCGCCGACCAGTACCTGATCGCCGGTCGGTGGCGCCAGGTCGTCGCGAATGTGCTCCACCAGCGCGATGGCCTCGCTGGAGTCGATCGCGACCTTCGGCACCACATTGAGCAGAACCCGGCCCTCATTCGGCAGCGTTTCGATCTGCGCGACGCGCGAGTCACCGGACAGCTCCGTCGCGAGCCGGCTGGCCCGTTCCTGACCCGCGGCGTCGAGCGGACCGTCGCCCGGCGCGGTGATCACGATCTGGATCGGCGAAACAACGCCCGGGCTGAACGAACGGTCGAGCACCTCCTGCGCGCTCGCGCTGGGCCGTCCCGCAAGGGATTTCGTGCCGAGATCGATGCCGTACTTCAAACTTCCGACCGGCAGCGCGGCCACGACCAGCACGATGGCGACCACCAGCGCGTAGATGACCGGGCGGCGAATGACCAGGTGCGCCCAGCGCGCCCAGGGCCCGGCGGCGAGATGGGTGTCGGACCGCACGTCCGCCGGACGCCACCGCGGTGGCAACTGCCAGCCGTTGACGCGCGGGCCCAGTGCCGCCAGCACGGCGGGCAGCAGCGTGAGCGCCGCGATCACGGTGCAGATCACCGAGACCAGCACGCCGATCGAAATCTCCCGGAACAGCGGCGATTTCAGAATGAAGAACGAGCACACCGAAATGCCCACGACCACGCCGGAGAACAGGATCGTGCGCCCGGAAGTGCGAATGGCCACGCCGGTCGCCTCCGCGATCGCGTCCGGATCGCGCGTGGTGACCCCGCGCCGGGCCAGTTCCTCCCGGAATCGGCTCACGATGAACATCGCGTAGTCGATCCCGATGCCGGTGCCGATCATCGTCACGATGGTGACCAGGAAGGCGTCGAAGGTCATCACGAAACTGAGCAGGTAGATCACGCCGAAGGTGAGCATGAGTCCGGCGATGGCGAGCAGCAGCGGCAGTGCCGCGGCCATTACCGCGCCGAAGGCCAGCACCATGATCACCAGCGCGATCGGCAGACCGATCCCCTCCGCTTGCGAGGCCGCCGTCGTCTCCACGACGGTCAGGTCGTTGGTGATCGGCGAGTAGCCGGTCAGATACGCCTCGATCCCGCTGCCCGCCGCTTCGTCGATGGCCTCTTGCAGATCACTTGCGCGACCGGGCAATTGGTCGGTGTCGCCTTGCATGCCGACGACCGCCAGGGCGGCGCGGCCGTCCGGTGCGACCTGATCCTTGGCCAGCGGGTCGAACGGGCCGATCACGGTGACCACGCCGGTCGAGCCGCGAGCGGCGACGACGACCCGGTCGATCGCAGCGCGCTGATCCGGATCGGAGACCTGCCCCTGCGGGGCGTCGAAGACAATGACGTCCTGTTCGTTGCCCAGCCCCTGGAAGTACTGCTGAATCAGGTTCGACGCCCGCGTCGACTGCGCGCCGTCCACGCCGTAGTTGGGCGCCTTGAGTTCTTTGGAAAGAAGCGGAAATGCCAAGCCGCACAGGATGATCAGCACCAACCAGGTGACGATCACCAGGCGACGCCGGCGGGCCATGTGCGCACCCCAGCTGTGTTGTCTCACGGTCAGCCTCCAGACAGCAGCGAGCGCACGGCCGCGGCCGTGCCCTCCAGGTTCAACTCGGGATCGAAGACGGCATGCATGAGCAGTCCGTCGAGTAGTGCCGCGACGATGGTCGCGATGTCGGCCGCCGGCACGCGTGTGGTGAGTGCACCATTGCCCTGGCCTTTTTCGATGAGATCGGTGAGTGCGACGCGGTAGGCGCGCATCTCCGCGGCGATCGGTTCGCGCAGCGCCGGATCGCGGACGCCCTGCCGCAGGATCTCCAGCAGCAAAGCCAGCGCCGGATCGGTGAGCGAGCCCGCGGAATACCAGGCCAGGGTGCCTTCGACGACTTGCTCGAGGTCGGTCGCCTGGCGCGCGAATGCCAGCGGCTGCGCCAGCAGGTTCCGGGTCGCCGCGGCGGCGGCTTGGCCGAGCAGATCTTCTTTGCCGCGGAAGTGATAGCCGACGACGCCGTGGCGGACGCCCGCCCGGGCGGCGACCGAGCGCAGGGTGACCCCGCCCCAACCGGCCTCGATGATGATCTCCACGGTGGCGTCGATGATCGCGGCGCGGGTAGCGGCGCCCTGGGTGGCGCTGTTTGGCCGAATGGCCTGTCCAATCGCCTTGTCCATATGGACAAGCATGGCACCACCAGCGCCTTCGCGGGCCGGAATGCCTACAATTCGCGGAAACACGCGTCCGGATTCCGGCGTGGGGTGTGCGGAAAGCTCGTCGTCGGGAAGCCGAGC encodes:
- a CDS encoding TetR/AcrR family transcriptional regulator → MDKAIGQAIRPNSATQGAATRAAIIDATVEIIIEAGWGGVTLRSVAARAGVRHGVVGYHFRGKEDLLGQAAAAATRNLLAQPLAFARQATDLEQVVEGTLAWYSAGSLTDPALALLLEILRQGVRDPALREPIAAEMRAYRVALTDLIEKGQGNGALTTRVPAADIATIVAALLDGLLMHAVFDPELNLEGTAAAVRSLLSGG
- a CDS encoding MMPL family transporter — translated: MRQHSWGAHMARRRRLVIVTWLVLIILCGLAFPLLSKELKAPNYGVDGAQSTRASNLIQQYFQGLGNEQDVIVFDAPQGQVSDPDQRAAIDRVVVAARGSTGVVTVIGPFDPLAKDQVAPDGRAALAVVGMQGDTDQLPGRASDLQEAIDEAAGSGIEAYLTGYSPITNDLTVVETTAASQAEGIGLPIALVIMVLAFGAVMAAALPLLLAIAGLMLTFGVIYLLSFVMTFDAFLVTIVTMIGTGIGIDYAMFIVSRFREELARRGVTTRDPDAIAEATGVAIRTSGRTILFSGVVVGISVCSFFILKSPLFREISIGVLVSVICTVIAALTLLPAVLAALGPRVNGWQLPPRWRPADVRSDTHLAAGPWARWAHLVIRRPVIYALVVAIVLVVAALPVGSLKYGIDLGTKSLAGRPSASAQEVLDRSFSPGVVSPIQIVITAPGDGPLDAAGQERASRLATELSGDSRVAQIETLPNEGRVLLNVVPKVAIDSSEAIALVEHIRDDLAPPTGDQVLVGGATASFVDLSDETTAKLPWVLLLVLGLSLVFLLLIFRSVVLPIKAVIMNLLATGAAIGLTVAVFQWGHGAGLLGFTSTGFLQVYLPITVFVLLFGLSMDYEVFLIRRIQEAWEDGHDTDESIAIGVEHTARPITAAAAIMVAVFGSFVTAQVLELKQFGFALAVAVAIDATLVRLVLVPALMKLFGDWNWWLPAWLDRVLPHIGEHHPRRTEQPEELAASAERR